A single window of Streptomyces cathayae DNA harbors:
- a CDS encoding YeeE/YedE thiosulfate transporter family protein, with the protein MRTRGTILLANIITGLALGFTVTNIGFGDYAELNRMFTFQDLRMFFSFAGAVGIIVCVFALLRVRRTPGRIHAGVIPGAVLFGTGWAISGGCPAIPIVQVASGYLPALVTLVGVAVGIGLCRWANARYFHLDRGSCGL; encoded by the coding sequence ATGCGCACCCGGGGCACGATCCTGCTGGCCAACATCATCACCGGACTGGCCCTCGGCTTCACCGTCACCAACATCGGCTTCGGTGACTACGCCGAGCTGAACCGCATGTTCACCTTCCAGGACCTGCGCATGTTCTTCTCCTTCGCGGGCGCCGTCGGGATCATCGTGTGCGTGTTCGCTCTGCTGCGGGTCCGCCGCACCCCGGGGCGCATCCACGCCGGTGTGATCCCCGGCGCGGTGTTGTTCGGTACGGGCTGGGCGATCTCGGGTGGCTGCCCGGCGATCCCGATCGTCCAGGTCGCCAGCGGATACCTGCCCGCCCTGGTCACCCTCGTCGGCGTCGCCGTCGGTATCGGGCTGTGCCGCTGGGCCAACGCCCGGTACTTCCACCTCGACCGCGGCTCCTGCGGACTGTGA
- a CDS encoding isoprenyl transferase, which produces MNLRDKLRGLLVRLYARRVEGHLDPAQVPKHIGVIMDGNRRWAKASGSSTVHGHRAGADKIGEFLGWCTETDVEVVTLWLLSTDNFDRPEDELVPLLGIIEDVVRTLAADGRWQVHHVGTPDLLPPAMQATLKGAEEATAQVDGIVVNVAIGYGGRQEIADAVRSMMLEAHEKGTSMEELAEAVDVDMIGRHLYTKAQPDPDLVIRTSGEQRLSGFMLWQTAHAEYYFCEVFWPAFRKVDFLRALRDYAARHRRFGG; this is translated from the coding sequence GTGAACCTGCGCGACAAGCTGCGCGGCCTACTGGTCAGGTTGTACGCACGCCGGGTGGAAGGCCACCTGGACCCCGCTCAGGTGCCCAAGCACATCGGCGTCATCATGGATGGCAACCGCCGTTGGGCGAAGGCCTCCGGCTCCAGCACCGTCCACGGCCACCGGGCCGGCGCGGACAAGATCGGGGAGTTCCTCGGCTGGTGCACCGAGACCGACGTCGAGGTCGTCACGCTCTGGCTGCTGTCGACGGACAACTTCGACCGGCCGGAGGACGAACTCGTCCCGCTCCTCGGCATCATCGAGGACGTCGTCCGCACCCTCGCCGCCGACGGCCGCTGGCAGGTGCACCATGTCGGCACGCCGGACCTGCTGCCGCCCGCGATGCAGGCCACGCTCAAGGGGGCCGAGGAGGCCACCGCGCAGGTCGACGGCATAGTGGTCAACGTCGCCATCGGGTACGGCGGTCGCCAGGAGATCGCCGACGCGGTGCGCTCCATGATGCTCGAGGCCCACGAGAAGGGCACCTCGATGGAGGAGCTCGCCGAGGCCGTCGACGTCGACATGATCGGGCGTCACCTGTACACCAAGGCCCAGCCCGACCCGGACCTCGTCATCCGTACGAGTGGTGAACAGCGGTTGTCCGGATTCATGCTTTGGCAGACCGCTCACGCGGAGTACTACTTCTGCGAGGTCTTCTGGCCGGCCTTCCGCAAGGTCGACTTTCTGCGGGCCCTGCGCGACTACGCCGCTCGTCACCGGCGTTTCGGCGGCTGA
- a CDS encoding AI-2E family transporter yields the protein MSRVPGWLGRVGTRLTEASRRLEERRAEMERESRDTPGHAETTEPAGPAAAPADRAPALPGGHTPAADSGHAVPPAPVVPSRPDPAQAVPWGVRVAAEAGWRLLVLAGTVWVLMRVIGAVQLVVLAFVAALLITALLQPTVAWLRQLGLPRGPATALTALFGFVVIGLIGWFVTWQVMENIDTLSDQIQDGIDELRNWLLNSPFHVTDKQINEIAKNLREAVGANTEQITSAGLEGVTVVVEALTGILLAVFSTLFLLYDGKRIWEWTLKLVPAAARPGVAGAGPAAWRTLTAYVRGTVVVALIDAIFIGLGIYFLNVPMAVPLAVFIFLFSFIPLVGAVVSGALAVVVALVTQGVFTAVMTLVVVLAVQQIEGHILQPFILGRAVRVHPLAVVLAVATGGMVAGIGGAVVAVPLVAVTNTVVGYLNAYARETSVRLAPRPRGATAVSAAMSHHGPPVPQVPPAPPEPPGPVPPEDPRGG from the coding sequence ATGTCACGAGTGCCAGGATGGCTCGGCCGGGTCGGAACCCGACTGACCGAAGCGAGCAGGCGGCTGGAAGAGCGCCGCGCCGAGATGGAACGGGAGAGCCGGGACACTCCGGGGCACGCCGAGACGACCGAGCCGGCCGGACCGGCCGCCGCACCCGCCGACCGGGCCCCCGCGCTGCCCGGCGGCCACACCCCCGCAGCCGATTCCGGACACGCTGTCCCTCCGGCTCCTGTCGTTCCCTCCCGTCCCGACCCCGCCCAGGCCGTGCCGTGGGGCGTACGGGTCGCCGCCGAGGCCGGCTGGCGCCTGCTGGTGCTCGCGGGCACGGTCTGGGTGCTCATGCGGGTCATCGGCGCCGTCCAACTGGTGGTGCTGGCCTTCGTCGCCGCGCTGCTGATCACGGCGCTGCTGCAGCCGACGGTGGCCTGGCTGCGGCAGCTCGGGCTGCCGCGCGGCCCGGCCACGGCGCTGACCGCGCTGTTCGGGTTCGTCGTCATCGGCCTCATCGGCTGGTTCGTGACCTGGCAGGTCATGGAGAACATCGACACCCTCTCCGACCAGATCCAGGACGGCATCGACGAGCTGCGCAACTGGCTGCTCAACAGCCCCTTCCACGTCACCGACAAGCAGATCAACGAGATCGCCAAGAACCTGCGTGAGGCGGTCGGCGCCAACACCGAGCAGATCACCTCGGCGGGCCTGGAGGGCGTGACGGTCGTCGTCGAGGCGCTCACCGGCATCCTGCTCGCGGTCTTCTCGACGCTCTTCCTGCTCTACGACGGCAAGCGCATCTGGGAGTGGACGCTGAAGCTGGTGCCCGCCGCCGCCCGCCCGGGTGTCGCCGGGGCGGGGCCGGCCGCCTGGCGGACGCTGACGGCGTATGTGCGCGGCACGGTGGTGGTGGCGCTGATCGACGCGATCTTCATCGGTCTCGGCATCTACTTCCTGAACGTGCCGATGGCGGTGCCGCTCGCCGTCTTCATCTTCCTGTTCTCCTTCATCCCGCTCGTCGGCGCGGTGGTGTCGGGGGCGCTGGCCGTGGTCGTCGCGCTGGTCACCCAGGGCGTGTTCACGGCGGTCATGACGCTGGTGGTGGTCCTGGCGGTGCAGCAGATAGAGGGCCACATCCTCCAGCCGTTCATCCTGGGACGCGCGGTGCGCGTCCATCCGCTCGCGGTGGTACTGGCGGTCGCGACCGGCGGGATGGTGGCCGGGATCGGCGGTGCGGTGGTCGCCGTACCGCTGGTCGCGGTGACGAACACCGTCGTGGGCTATCTGAACGCGTACGCGCGGGAGACGTCCGTACGTCTCGCTCCCAGGCCCCGGGGCGCCACGGCGGTCTCGGCGGCCATGAGCCACCACGGGCCGCCGGTACCGCAGGTGCCCCCGGCGCCTCCGGAGCCGCCGGGTCCGGTGCCGCCGGAGGATCCACGGGGTGGGTAA
- a CDS encoding transglycosylase SLT domain-containing protein, which yields MSRISVRGFAVASATAVTAVGSVVGVASGSTAQTNDDLEATAAGATLLADIPAGQQVQVQTASLTQQAETMAIAADTSAKKDAEEAARKAAAETAIAKKKEAADQAAKEAQAAKEAKERAEAEKAASRSKTASASASDFAVQSSYTVAQVQAMARQMIPADQFQCFSNIVQRESTWNYKAMNPSSGAYGLVQALPASKMSSAGADWQTNPATQIKWGLNYMNDRYDSPCGAWSFWQANHWY from the coding sequence GTGAGCCGGATTTCGGTCCGGGGATTCGCAGTGGCCTCGGCCACGGCGGTCACCGCTGTCGGAAGCGTTGTCGGTGTTGCGTCGGGCAGTACCGCGCAGACCAACGACGACCTCGAAGCGACGGCAGCCGGCGCCACGCTGCTCGCGGACATCCCCGCGGGCCAGCAGGTCCAGGTGCAGACCGCATCCCTGACGCAGCAGGCCGAAACCATGGCCATCGCCGCGGACACGAGTGCCAAGAAGGACGCGGAGGAGGCAGCCCGCAAGGCCGCCGCCGAGACCGCGATCGCCAAGAAGAAGGAAGCCGCCGATCAGGCGGCCAAGGAGGCCCAGGCCGCCAAGGAGGCCAAGGAGCGCGCGGAGGCCGAGAAGGCCGCCAGCCGTTCCAAGACGGCGTCCGCCTCCGCCTCCGACTTCGCGGTCCAGAGCTCGTACACCGTCGCCCAGGTCCAGGCGATGGCCCGGCAGATGATTCCGGCCGACCAGTTCCAGTGCTTCAGCAACATCGTGCAGCGCGAGTCCACCTGGAACTACAAGGCCATGAACCCCTCCTCCGGCGCCTACGGTCTCGTCCAGGCGCTGCCGGCCTCCAAGATGTCCTCGGCCGGCGCCGACTGGCAGACCAACCCGGCCACCCAGATCAAGTGGGGCCTCAACTACATGAACGACCGCTACGACAGCCCCTGCGGCGCCTGGTCGTTCTGGCAGGCCAACCACTGGTACTGA
- a CDS encoding PhoH family protein, which produces MVTSTQRHKPDRRTYVIDTSVLLADPNALSRFDEHEVVLPVVVVTELEAKRNHPELGYFARQALRLLDDYRVRYGRLDAPLPIGDLGGTLRVELNHSDPSVLPSGYRLGDNDSRILAVARNLQAEGFDVTVVSKDLPLRIKASSVGLLAEEYRAELAVTDASGWTGMSELNLAAEQVDILFEEGHIHVPEAADLPVHTGLTIHSERGKALGRVTPEGNVRLVRGDREAFGIKGRSAEQRIALDLLLDPDVGILSLGGRAGTGKSALALCAGLEAVLERRQHQKVMVFRPLYAVGGQELGYLPGSEAEKMSPWAQAVFDTLSAVTSREVIEEVTARGMLEVLPLTHIRGRSLHDAFVIVDEAQSLERNVLLTVLSRIGANSRVVLTHDVAQRDNLRVGRYDGVVAVVEKLKGHPLFAHVTLNRSERSQIAALVTEMLEEGQL; this is translated from the coding sequence GTGGTGACCAGCACACAGCGCCACAAGCCCGACCGGCGCACCTATGTCATCGACACCAGCGTTCTGCTGGCCGACCCCAACGCCCTGAGCCGCTTCGACGAGCACGAGGTCGTGCTTCCCGTCGTCGTGGTGACGGAGTTGGAGGCCAAGCGGAACCATCCCGAACTCGGCTACTTCGCCCGGCAGGCGCTGCGCCTGCTCGACGACTACCGGGTGCGGTACGGCCGTCTCGACGCTCCCCTCCCGATCGGGGACCTCGGCGGAACCCTGCGTGTCGAGCTCAACCACTCGGACCCCAGCGTGCTGCCCAGTGGCTACCGCCTGGGGGACAACGACTCCCGCATCCTCGCGGTCGCCCGCAATCTGCAGGCCGAGGGATTCGACGTCACCGTGGTGTCGAAGGACCTCCCGCTCAGGATCAAGGCGTCCTCCGTGGGTCTCCTCGCCGAGGAGTACCGTGCGGAGCTCGCCGTCACGGACGCCTCCGGCTGGACCGGGATGTCCGAACTGAACCTGGCCGCCGAGCAGGTGGACATCCTCTTCGAGGAGGGGCACATCCACGTGCCCGAAGCGGCCGACCTGCCCGTGCACACGGGGCTGACCATCCACTCCGAGCGCGGCAAGGCCCTCGGCCGGGTCACGCCCGAGGGAAACGTCCGTCTGGTGCGCGGCGACCGGGAGGCGTTCGGCATCAAGGGCAGGAGCGCCGAGCAGCGGATCGCGCTCGACCTGCTGCTCGACCCGGACGTGGGAATCCTGTCCCTGGGCGGCCGGGCCGGCACCGGCAAGTCGGCGCTGGCGCTGTGCGCGGGACTGGAGGCGGTGCTGGAGCGCCGGCAGCACCAGAAGGTGATGGTCTTCCGCCCGCTGTACGCGGTGGGCGGGCAGGAGCTCGGCTATCTGCCCGGCAGCGAGGCCGAGAAGATGAGCCCCTGGGCGCAGGCCGTCTTCGACACGCTGTCCGCGGTCACCAGCCGCGAGGTCATCGAGGAGGTCACCGCGCGCGGCATGCTGGAGGTCCTGCCGCTCACGCACATCCGGGGCCGCTCGCTGCACGACGCGTTCGTGATCGTCGACGAGGCGCAGTCACTGGAACGGAACGTACTGCTGACCGTGCTGTCCCGGATCGGCGCCAATTCGCGGGTCGTCCTGACCCACGACGTCGCCCAGCGGGACAACCTCCGGGTGGGCCGGTACGACGGTGTGGTCGCCGTCGTCGAGAAGCTGAAGGGACATCCGCTCTTCGCGCACGTGACCCTGAACCGGTCCGAGAGGTCCCAGATCGCCGCCCTGGTGACCGAGATGCTGGAGGAAGGACAGCTCTGA